A genomic region of Populus nigra chromosome 11, ddPopNigr1.1, whole genome shotgun sequence contains the following coding sequences:
- the LOC133706244 gene encoding probable leucine-rich repeat receptor-like protein kinase At5g63930 produces the protein MERISYRLLPVFVLVVSLLFHQSMGLNAEGQYLLDIKSRIGDTYNHLGNWNPNDSIPCGWKGVNCTSDYNPVVWRLDLSSMNLSGSLSPSIGGLVHLTLLNLSFNALSQNIPSEIGNCSSLESLYLNNNLFESQLPVELAKLSCLTALNVANNRISGPFPDQIGNLSSLSLLIAYSNNITGSLPASLGNLKHLRTFRAGQNLISGSLPSEIGGCESLEYLGLAQNQLSGEIPKEIGMLQNLTALILWSNQLSGPIPMELSNCTYLETLALYDNKLVGPIPKELGNLVYLKRFYLYRNKLNGTIPREIGNLSSALEIDFSENELTGEIPIELKNIAGLSLLYIFENMLTGFIPDELTTLENLTKLDLSINNLTGTLPVGFQHMKQLIMLQLFDNSLSGVIPRGLGVYGKLWVVDLSDNHLTGRIPRHLCRNENLILLNMGSNNLTGYIPTGVTKCRPLVQLHLAENGLVGSFPSDLCKLANLSSLELDQNMFTGPIPPEIGQCHVLQRLHLSGNHFTGELPKEIGKLSRLVFFNVSTNFLTGVIPAEIFNCKMLQRLDLTRNNFVGALPSEIGALSQLEILKLSENQLSEHIPVEVGNLSRLTDLQMGGNSFSGEIPAELGGISSLQIALNLSYNNLTGAIPAELGNLVLLEFLLLNDNHLSGEIPDAFDKLSSLLGCNFSNNDLTGPLPSLPLFQKTGIGSFLGNKGLCGGPLGTCNEFPHLSSHPPDTEGTNVRIGKIIAIISAVIGGSSLILIIVIIYFMRRPVAIIASLPDKPSSSPVSDIYFSPKDGFTFQDLVVATDNFDDSFVLGRGACGTVYKAVLRCGRIIAVKRLASNREGNNIDNSFRAEILTLGNIRHRNIVKLYGFCNHQDSNLLLYEYLARGSLGELLHGSSCGLDWRTRFKIALGAAQGLAYLHHDCKPRIFHRDIKSNNILLDEKFEAHVGDFGLAKVIDMPQWKSMSAVAGSYGYIAPEYAYTMKVTEKCDIYSYGVVLLELLTGRTPVQPLDQGGDLVSWVRNYIQVHSLSPGMLDDRINLQDQNTIPHMITVMKIALVCTSMSPLDRPTMREVVLMLLESNKLEGQFDSSSSFSSSSPSHHSNSSDELIIHV, from the exons ATGGAGAGAATATCATATAGGCTGCTCCCTgtgtttgttcttgttgtttccCTCTTGTTTCATCAGTCCATGGGGCTTAATGCTGAGGGGCAATACCTCCTAGATATAAAGAGTAGAATTGGTGACACCTATAACCATCTTGGCAACTGGAATCCTAATGATTCCATTCCTTGTGGGTGGAAAGGTGTGAATTGCACCAGTGATTACAATCCAGTGGTTTGGCGTCTTGATTTGAGTTCAATGAATCTTTCTGGCTCTTTATCGCCAAGTATAGGTGGATTGGTTCATTTGACACTTCTTAATCTTTCTTTTAATGCTTTGTCTCAAAATATACCTAGTGAAATCGGAAATTGTTCGAGTTTGGAGTCTCTTTATCTGAACAATAACCTTTTTGAAAGCCAGCTCCCTGTAGAATTAGCTAAGCTTTCTTGTTTGACGGCTTTGAATGTAGCCAACAATAGAATATCAGGTCCTTTTCCTGATCAGATTGGAAACCTTTCCTCTCTGTCACTATTGATTGCATACAGTAATAACATCACCGGATCATTGCCTGCTTCTCTTGGAAACCTTAAGCATTTGAGGACTTTTAGGGCAGGGCAGAATTTGATATCCGGAAGCTTACCTTCGGAGATAGGTGGATGTGAGAGTTTGGAGTATCTTGGTCTTGCACAAAATCAGTTAAGTGGTGAAATACCAAAAGAAATTGGAATGCTCCAGAACTTGACAGCTCTGATCCTTTGGTCTAATCAGCTTTCTGGGCCTATTCCAATGGAGCTGAGCAATTGCACCTATTTGGAGACCCTTGCTCTCTATGACAACAAACTTGTAGGGCCTATACCCAAGGAGCTTGGTAATCTTGTATATCTGAAGAGGTTTTACCTCTACAGAAATAAATTGAACGGGACAATTCCAAGAGAGATTGGAAATCTGTCTTCTGCATTAGAGATCGACTTCTCGGAGAATGAGTTGACTGGAGAGATACCGATTGAGCTGAAGAACATAGCCGGGCTGTCGttgctttatatttttgagAACATGCTTACCGGTTTCATACCAGATGAGCTCACAACTTTGGAAAACCTGACAAAGCTTGACCTATCAATCAATAATCTCACTGGTACTCTTCCTGTGGGTTTCCAGCATATGAAGCAGCTGATCATGTTACAGCTCTTCGATAACTCATTGAGCGGTGTCATTCCTCGAGGACTTGGAGTCTACGGCAAACTTTGGGTGGTTGACCTGTCAGATAACCACTTAACAGGAAGAATACCGCGCCATCTTTGCAGAAATGAAAACCTGATTTTGCTGAACATGGGGTCAAACAATCTCACGGGTTATATCCCAACAGGGGTGACAAAATGCAGGCCGCTGGTTCAACTTCATCTTGCAGAAAATGGCCTTGTGGGAAGTTTCCCATCTGATTTGTGCAAGTTGGCGAACCTCTCTAGTCTTGAATTGGATCAGAACATGTTCACAGGGCCAATTCCTCCAGAGATTGGTCAATGCCATGTTCTGCAAAGGCTGCATCTCTCTGGTAACCATTTTACTGGTGAATTGCCAAAAGAGATTGGCAAACTGTCCCGGCTGGTGTTTTTTAACGTCTCAACAAATTTTCTCACCGGAGTGATACCGGCAGAGATTTTTAACTGCAAGATGCTTCAACGGCTTGATCTCACCAGGAATAATTTTGTGGGTGCTTTACCAAGTGAGATAGGAGCCCTTTCCCAACTGGAGATTCTCAAGCTTTCAGAGAATCAACTTTCCGAGCACATACCTGTGGAAGTAGGAAATTTGTCACGCCTAACTGACTTACAAATGGGAGGCAACTCATTTTCTGGTGAGATACCGGCTGAGTTGGGTGGCATTTCAAGCTTGCAGATTGCCCTGAATCTTAGTTACAACAATCTCACCGGCGCAATCCCCGCAGAGCTTGGGAATCTTGTATTGCTGGAATTCCTGCTTCTCAACGACAATCATCTGAGTGGTGAAATCCCAGACGCCTTTGATAAATTATCTAGCTTACTTGGATGCAACTTCTCAAACAATGACTTGACAGGGCCTTTACCTTCCCTGCCATTATTCCAAAAGACAGGCATCGGCAGCTTTCTTGGGAACAAAGGGCTTTGTGGTGGACCTCTTGGAACTTGTAATGAATTTCCACATTTGTCATCTCATCCCCCAGATACTGAAGGGACAAATGTTCGTATAGGAAAAATAATTGCTATTATTTCTGCAGTCATTGGTGGGAGTTCTCTCATTTTAATTATAGTGATTATATACTTCATGAGACGTCCGGTCGCCATAATTGCTTCTTTGCCAGATAAACCATCCTCTTCTCCAGTTTCAGACATTTACTTTTCCCCCAAGGATGGGTTCACTTTCCAGGACTTAGTTGTGGCAACTGACAATTTCGATGATAGCTTCGTTTTAGGGAGGGGAGCCTGTGGAACTGTATACAAGGCAGTCTTGCGATGTGGTCGTATCATTGCAGTTAAAAGGCTGGCGTCTAACAGGGAGGGAAACAATATTGATAATAGCTTCCGTGCTGAGATTCTGACTTTGGGAAATATCAGGCATCGGAATATTGTGAAGCTGTATGGTTTCTGCAATCACCAGGACTCCAACCTCCTTCTTTATGAATACTTGGCAAGGGGAAGCTTGGGAGAATTGCTCCATGGATCATCATGCGGTCTTGATTGGCGGACAAGATTCAAGATTGCACTTGGAGCTGCTCAAGGTCTTGCTTATTTGCATCATGATTGCAAGCCTCGGATATTTCATCGTGACATTAAGTCCAATAACATTCTGCTTGATGAGAAGTTTGAAGCTCATGTCGGGGACTTTGGGCTCGCAAAGGTGATTGATATGCCACAATGGAAATCAATGTCTGCTGTTGCCGGTTCTTATGGCTACATTGCCCCTG AATATGCATACACCATGAAAGTCACCGAAAAATGTGACATTTATAGCTACGGAGTAGTCTTACTAGAACTGCTGACCGGCAGAACACCTGTGCAACCACTAGATCAAGGCGGCGATCTTGTGTCCTGGGTAAGAAACTACATTCAAGTTCATTCCTTATCACCTGGAATGCTTGATGATCGAATCAATCTGCAAGATCAGAATACAATCCCTCACATGATTACTGTCATGAAAATTGCTCTAGTCTGCACAAGCATGTCTCCTCTGGACAGACCAACAATGCGAGAGGTTGTTTTGATGCTCTTGGAGTCGAATAAACTTGAAGGACAATTCgattcctcctcctctttctcCTCGTCTTCGCCGAGTCATCATTCTAATTCTAGCGATGAACTTATCATACATGTGTAA